The following coding sequences are from one Loxodonta africana isolate mLoxAfr1 chromosome 18, mLoxAfr1.hap2, whole genome shotgun sequence window:
- the MRM3 gene encoding rRNA methyltransferase 3, mitochondrial produces MTYPETQLHHSLPLLLICDNLRDPGNLGTILRSAAGAGCSKVLLTKGCVDVWEPKVLRAGMGAHFQVPIINNLEWEAIPNYLPTDTRVFVADNCGLYAQAQLSNKASNHGWVCDRRFLKFHKYEEEEEDDLETGAKKDWIPDLEVQSYDLDWTEAPAAVVIGGETHGVSLESLELAESTGGKRLLIPVVPGMDSLNSAMAASILLFEGKRQLRVREEHLSRGRSSH; encoded by the exons ATGACATATCCAGAAACTCAGCTTCATCATTCACTGCCCTTATTGTTGATTTGTGACAATCTCCGTGACCCTGGGAACCTGGGGACGATTCTGAGATCTGCTGCTGGGGCAGGCTGCAGCAAAGTATTACTCACCAAAG gCTGTGTGGATGTCTGGGAGCCCAAAGTGCTGCGGGCAGGTATGGGTGCGCATTTCCAGGTGCCCATTATCAACAATCTGGAATGGGAAGCAATTCCTAACTACCTGCCCACTGACACCCGGGTCTTTGTGGCTGACAACTGTGGCCTTTATGCTCAGGCCCAGCTGTCTAATAAAGCCAGCAACCACGGCTGGGTATGTGACCGACGATTCCTGAAATTTCACAAGtatgaggaggaggaagaagatgaTCTAGAAACCGGAGCCAAGAAAGACTGGATTCCTGACCTTGAGGTCCAGAGCTACGACTTGGACTGGACAGAGGCCCCAGCGGCAGTGGTAATAGGTGGGGAGACTCACGGAGTGAGCCTGGAGTCCCTAGAGCTGGCCGAGAGCACTGGGGGCAAGAGGCTGCTGATCCCTGTTGTGCCTGGTATGGACAGCCTGAACTCGGCCATGGCTGCCAGCATCTTGCTTTTCGAAGGAAAAAGACAACTGCGGGTCAGGGAGGAACACttgagcaggggcaggagttccCACTGA